In a genomic window of Corynebacterium choanae:
- a CDS encoding DUF6542 domain-containing protein yields MTVVNQRPQVSAPAGPAVTVRDVGVSPAIATLVLFTGTGLAAWQAIDATRITMIFVMLFGIGAVLSVSMVKTSAVYLQTTLIPIIFGLVVPLTAGYIGSSMASADDSRISKTDILTSLYPLAQHFPSLLAITGIATAIAVLRWWLAHRRYKDAVVRARRAHAVDRAADKDNVSTARTARRAARRPRPGDASAVTVDQLSRERRERRARLQQRSTPTTAVAANSPQSTTPGSDPVPLPTRSVARRSSATPQPAVPGRARPRTPVVPPAAPQPFHPHINPATPHPVETANDPQQAAATRRRPIVRPQQPPQAQPYASPSAHSAPAAAKPGRTAGPYPIKPVRRLDEQDIAQRRQRAAHQYQQHTAAGRPAAPSHTPARPPARPVPPVEYPTRQVPPSQPSATTPPATRRPARHTWLDDNLYDDE; encoded by the coding sequence ATGACAGTCGTGAATCAGCGCCCTCAAGTTAGTGCACCAGCCGGACCTGCAGTCACCGTGCGTGACGTTGGTGTTTCGCCGGCTATCGCTACCTTAGTGCTTTTCACCGGAACTGGTTTAGCCGCCTGGCAGGCTATTGATGCCACCCGCATCACCATGATTTTTGTCATGCTGTTTGGGATCGGGGCAGTGCTATCGGTGAGTATGGTGAAAACTTCTGCGGTGTATCTCCAAACCACCTTGATCCCTATCATCTTTGGTCTGGTTGTGCCGCTAACTGCCGGCTATATCGGCTCCTCGATGGCCAGTGCGGATGATTCCCGGATCTCCAAAACAGATATCCTCACCTCGCTGTATCCCCTCGCCCAACATTTCCCTTCGCTGCTGGCAATCACCGGAATTGCAACAGCTATTGCCGTGCTGCGATGGTGGCTTGCCCACCGCCGCTACAAAGATGCTGTGGTGCGTGCCCGGCGGGCTCATGCAGTAGATCGGGCAGCCGATAAGGACAACGTCTCCACTGCCCGTACAGCACGGCGAGCCGCCCGCCGCCCCCGCCCAGGCGATGCGTCAGCAGTCACTGTCGATCAGCTCAGCCGGGAACGGCGGGAACGGCGTGCCCGCCTGCAGCAGCGCTCCACACCGACCACTGCAGTCGCTGCAAACTCACCCCAATCGACAACTCCCGGCAGTGACCCGGTACCGCTTCCCACCCGCAGTGTGGCGCGGCGCAGCAGCGCTACCCCACAACCAGCAGTGCCGGGACGGGCACGGCCACGCACCCCGGTTGTACCACCGGCGGCGCCGCAGCCCTTCCACCCACACATCAACCCGGCAACACCGCACCCGGTGGAAACGGCGAATGATCCACAGCAGGCAGCAGCAACGAGGCGACGTCCCATCGTCCGACCGCAGCAGCCGCCCCAAGCCCAGCCCTATGCATCGCCCTCCGCGCATTCGGCACCTGCTGCCGCCAAACCTGGCCGCACAGCAGGCCCCTATCCGATCAAACCGGTTCGCCGACTCGACGAGCAAGATATTGCACAACGCCGCCAGCGGGCAGCCCACCAATACCAGCAGCACACCGCAGCTGGACGGCCAGCGGCACCGTCACACACTCCGGCGCGCCCACCAGCCCGACCGGTGCCACCGGTGGAATATCCGACCCGACAAGTCCCTCCCTCGCAACCGTCTGCGACTACCCCACCGGCGACCCGACGCCCGGCTCGGCATACCTGGTTGGATGACAATCTGTACGACGACGAATAG
- a CDS encoding DNA recombination protein RmuC → MGSQVVLALAMLAIGVAIGLLIGVRVQLTRSSTDSQRQQDEAAMLAATMRADRAELARDQQHTITQAVGVSVAPLQQALRELGKQVRALEVEHAQSSTQLVHQVHHVGELSTRLGDATLRLASALSNPTVRGRWGEMQLQRVVELAGMQQHCDFDTQVHRSEDGISHRPDMVIRLAGDRTIVVDAKVPLRAWQEAQDATDEAEQRALLVRHANHVRGHIQALKNKNYPKYFQPAPDFTIMFVPADPFLDAAFRVDPDLMEYAFGNNIVLATPTTLLALLRTVSLGWRQEAVSQRARKVEQLGAQLYHRLGVVSDHVNKLGQQLTKTVETFNATTASLDSRLTVTARSLAELQVVESNTATDAPLATISQPVRLMQTAHAQQVPPAHPTQSSASTPSTPSGASTPPTPAQPPTRQPSPAGLSGDMFASDPKPGLAHRTSATTQSPHTTSNDHHQHHGSAGADEQHGTAPLTVVPNPPNSDRDRRFDDTADPQEVLLQQGPKLPHTADSPLPSATDPQHSSRYADETGHAREDTGNTPPQVAEGQLPDGQVG, encoded by the coding sequence ATGGGTTCTCAAGTGGTTCTGGCACTGGCCATGCTCGCTATTGGTGTTGCTATCGGGTTGCTCATTGGTGTGCGGGTGCAACTCACTCGTAGCTCCACCGATTCGCAGCGGCAACAGGATGAAGCCGCGATGCTTGCCGCGACGATGCGGGCCGACCGAGCCGAGTTGGCGCGCGATCAACAGCACACCATCACCCAGGCAGTGGGTGTGTCGGTGGCTCCGCTCCAGCAAGCCTTACGGGAATTAGGGAAACAGGTTCGCGCCCTCGAGGTCGAACACGCCCAATCATCTACCCAGCTGGTTCATCAGGTGCACCATGTCGGGGAATTATCGACTCGGCTCGGCGATGCGACGCTGCGTCTGGCATCCGCGTTAAGCAATCCAACAGTGCGCGGCCGCTGGGGCGAAATGCAGCTTCAACGCGTCGTAGAACTCGCCGGAATGCAGCAACATTGTGACTTTGATACCCAAGTCCACCGCAGTGAAGATGGCATCTCTCATCGGCCAGATATGGTGATTCGTCTCGCGGGGGATCGAACCATTGTCGTGGACGCAAAAGTACCGCTACGGGCATGGCAGGAAGCCCAGGATGCCACCGATGAGGCTGAACAACGGGCACTATTGGTTCGCCACGCCAATCATGTCCGTGGCCATATTCAGGCGTTGAAAAACAAAAACTATCCCAAATATTTTCAACCCGCCCCGGATTTCACCATCATGTTTGTGCCAGCTGATCCATTTTTGGATGCAGCATTCCGGGTCGATCCCGATTTGATGGAATATGCCTTTGGCAACAACATTGTGTTGGCCACCCCAACCACCTTGTTGGCGCTGCTGCGAACAGTGTCGCTGGGATGGAGACAAGAAGCAGTCTCGCAGCGGGCACGCAAAGTCGAACAACTCGGCGCACAGCTCTATCACCGACTCGGTGTGGTCAGCGACCATGTCAACAAACTTGGGCAACAGCTCACCAAAACCGTAGAAACCTTTAATGCCACAACTGCCAGTTTGGATTCACGCCTCACCGTCACCGCCCGATCACTTGCAGAACTACAGGTCGTGGAAAGCAATACCGCTACTGACGCCCCACTTGCCACCATTAGCCAGCCGGTGCGGTTGATGCAAACAGCTCACGCCCAACAAGTCCCACCGGCACACCCCACGCAAAGCAGCGCATCAACACCATCCACGCCTAGCGGCGCATCAACACCACCCACGCCGGCACAGCCACCAACTCGGCAACCCTCCCCTGCGGGATTGAGTGGTGATATGTTCGCCTCTGATCCGAAACCAGGCTTGGCTCATAGAACCAGCGCAACAACGCAATCACCGCACACCACCAGCAATGATCACCACCAGCATCACGGATCAGCGGGAGCTGATGAGCAACACGGCACCGCGCCGCTTACAGTGGTGCCCAATCCGCCAAATAGTGACCGTGACCGACGATTCGACGATACTGCTGACCCGCAGGAAGTGTTGCTGCAACAAGGACCAAAACTCCCGCACACAGCAGACTCACCGCTGCCTTCTGCCACTGATCCACAGCACAGTAGCCGGTATGCGGATGAGACTGGTCATGCACGGGAAGATACTGGCAACACCCCACCTCAGGTTGCCGAAGGGCAGCTGCCCGATGGACAGGTTGGATAA
- the metS gene encoding methionine/alanine import NSS transporter subunit MetS, whose translation MSGIAIMMMVLFMVVIWGGLLVSVLALRRHPDEKSGVLGESQYATDEVLSSYQQ comes from the coding sequence ATGAGTGGTATCGCAATCATGATGATGGTGCTGTTTATGGTCGTGATCTGGGGCGGACTGCTAGTCAGCGTGCTGGCACTGCGTCGGCATCCAGACGAAAAATCCGGTGTCCTGGGTGAATCCCAATACGCCACCGATGAGGTTTTAAGCAGCTATCAGCAGTAA
- a CDS encoding sodium-dependent transporter, producing MATETPVKREVFSTRIAFLLAAIGSAVGLGNIWRFPYVAYENGGGAFLIPYMVALITAGIPLLFLDYAIGHRFNGSPPLTFRRIRAWTEPIGWIQVGICFFITIYYAAIIGWSGLYTIKSFTQAWGESPDEYFMTDFLQFDPEQTFSFNIVAPIAIAVAVVWIVCIIVLAMGVDEGIGKISKIFMPILTVLFITVVIAAVMLPGAATGLDAFFTPNWEALKDPGVWIAAYGQIFFSLSICFGIMLTYASYLKPRTNLTGTGLVTAFANSSFEVLAGIGVFSALGFMAQQQNMAVDEVATSGIGLAFIAFPTIISQMPFGSIFGVLFFGSLTIAGFTSMFSLLEVVVSGVKDKFNLSRKPTAIGVGVAMALISLACFTTTSGLATLDVMDKFTNNVGIVAIALIAIVAIDWVLRRINEMALHLNAVSSFQVGTVWRICVTNLTTIVLGYSLIQELITLIKEPYGGYAPAQINMFGWGVLGFIIVSAFVLSVIPWRGNLALEGPPGSDFGVDSDLVRTIDIPQKYQPRRRHAGFAVEQH from the coding sequence ATGGCTACAGAAACCCCCGTGAAACGCGAGGTATTCTCCACCCGAATCGCCTTCCTGCTGGCCGCCATCGGCTCAGCAGTCGGCTTGGGCAACATTTGGCGTTTCCCCTATGTTGCATATGAAAATGGCGGCGGCGCCTTCCTCATCCCCTACATGGTGGCGCTGATTACCGCAGGCATCCCCCTGCTGTTTTTGGACTATGCGATCGGACACCGATTCAACGGCTCCCCGCCGCTGACCTTCCGTCGTATTCGCGCCTGGACAGAACCAATTGGCTGGATCCAAGTTGGTATCTGCTTCTTTATCACCATCTATTATGCGGCGATCATCGGCTGGTCTGGGCTGTACACCATCAAGTCCTTCACACAAGCCTGGGGTGAATCACCGGATGAATATTTCATGACCGATTTCCTCCAGTTCGACCCGGAGCAAACCTTCTCCTTTAACATCGTCGCACCAATCGCGATCGCTGTTGCTGTCGTCTGGATCGTCTGCATCATCGTGTTGGCTATGGGCGTCGACGAAGGTATCGGGAAAATCTCGAAGATTTTTATGCCGATTTTGACGGTGCTGTTTATCACTGTTGTCATCGCCGCGGTCATGCTGCCAGGGGCTGCTACAGGCCTTGACGCTTTCTTCACCCCCAACTGGGAGGCACTGAAAGACCCGGGCGTGTGGATTGCCGCCTATGGACAAATCTTCTTCAGCTTGTCGATCTGCTTCGGCATCATGCTGACCTACGCCTCTTACTTGAAGCCGCGCACCAACTTAACCGGCACCGGTCTGGTGACCGCATTTGCCAACTCTTCCTTTGAAGTGCTGGCCGGCATTGGTGTGTTCTCCGCATTGGGCTTTATGGCACAGCAGCAAAACATGGCCGTCGACGAGGTTGCAACTTCGGGTATCGGCCTGGCGTTTATCGCCTTCCCCACCATCATCTCCCAGATGCCATTTGGTTCCATCTTCGGGGTGCTGTTCTTCGGTTCACTGACCATTGCCGGATTTACCTCGATGTTCTCCCTGCTGGAAGTGGTGGTCTCAGGGGTGAAAGATAAGTTCAATCTTTCCCGGAAACCCACCGCAATTGGTGTCGGTGTGGCCATGGCATTGATCTCGTTAGCTTGCTTTACCACCACCTCCGGACTGGCCACTTTGGATGTCATGGACAAGTTCACCAACAACGTCGGCATTGTTGCCATCGCTCTGATTGCCATCGTTGCTATCGACTGGGTATTGCGCCGCATCAACGAAATGGCGCTGCACCTCAACGCTGTTTCTTCCTTCCAGGTTGGCACCGTGTGGCGCATCTGCGTCACCAACTTGACCACCATCGTGTTGGGCTACAGCCTCATCCAAGAACTCATCACGCTCATCAAAGAACCCTACGGCGGCTACGCCCCCGCCCAGATCAACATGTTTGGCTGGGGCGTTCTCGGATTCATCATCGTTAGCGCATTCGTATTGTCGGTCATTCCTTGGCGAGGCAACCTGGCGCTGGAAGGCCCTCCTGGCTCCGACTTCGGGGTGGACTCCGATCTCGTTCGCACGATTGATATTCCGCAGAAATATCAGCCACGTCGTCGCCACGCCGGGTTCGCTGTCGAACAGCACTAA
- the ychF gene encoding redox-regulated ATPase YchF produces the protein MSLTLGIVGLPNVGKSTLFNALTRSEVLAANYPFATIEPNVGLVELPDARLTRLAEIFGSERILPATVSFVDIAGLVKGASKGEGKGNKFLANIRDTDAICQVVRAFSDDNVIHVDGKVDPATDMAVIESELIFADLETLEKALPRLEKEGKKDKDKAALAALAKQAQSILEDSRTLFSAKDELDLAGLWELHLLTAKPFLYVFNSDEAVLTDEAKKQELRDLVSPAQAVFLDAKTETDLLELDEEEKAELLESVGQHEPGLHSLAKAGFATLGLQTYLTAGPKEARAWTIHQGDTAPKAAGVIHSDFERGFIKAEVVSFDDLDEHGSMAEARAHGKVRQEGKAYVMQDGDVVEFKFNV, from the coding sequence GTGAGCCTGACACTTGGAATTGTGGGACTGCCCAACGTTGGCAAGTCGACCCTGTTTAATGCCCTGACCCGTTCGGAAGTTCTGGCGGCGAACTATCCATTCGCCACCATTGAGCCCAATGTGGGCTTGGTGGAACTGCCCGATGCGCGGCTGACCCGTCTCGCTGAGATTTTCGGCTCGGAGCGCATCTTGCCTGCAACGGTCTCCTTCGTCGATATCGCCGGTCTGGTCAAAGGGGCCTCGAAAGGGGAAGGTAAGGGCAATAAATTCCTGGCAAACATTCGTGACACAGATGCGATCTGCCAGGTGGTTCGAGCTTTTAGCGACGACAATGTGATCCACGTTGATGGCAAAGTTGATCCAGCTACCGATATGGCAGTCATTGAGTCGGAACTGATTTTCGCCGACTTAGAAACGCTGGAAAAAGCCCTCCCAAGGCTGGAAAAAGAAGGCAAGAAAGATAAAGACAAAGCTGCATTGGCAGCCCTTGCCAAGCAGGCGCAAAGCATCTTGGAAGACTCCCGGACGCTGTTTAGCGCTAAAGATGAGCTGGATCTCGCCGGGCTGTGGGAGCTGCATCTGCTTACTGCGAAGCCATTTTTGTATGTGTTCAACTCTGACGAAGCGGTGCTCACCGATGAGGCGAAGAAGCAAGAGCTTCGCGATCTCGTAAGCCCTGCACAGGCGGTGTTTTTGGATGCGAAAACCGAAACGGATCTGCTAGAGCTCGACGAGGAAGAAAAAGCTGAGCTGCTCGAATCGGTCGGACAGCATGAACCTGGTTTGCATTCGCTTGCGAAAGCCGGTTTCGCCACCCTGGGGCTGCAAACGTATCTCACAGCAGGTCCGAAGGAAGCGCGGGCGTGGACGATCCATCAAGGTGACACTGCCCCGAAGGCTGCCGGGGTTATTCACTCCGATTTTGAGCGCGGTTTTATCAAGGCCGAGGTGGTCTCGTTTGATGATCTCGACGAGCATGGTTCGATGGCCGAAGCCCGCGCCCACGGCAAGGTTCGGCAAGAAGGTAAAGCCTATGTGATGCAAGACGGCGACGTTGTCGAGTTTAAATTCAACGTCTAG
- a CDS encoding DNA alkylation repair protein, giving the protein MSSQTTSGSSHFPSVTAVYEAIAHAGSPSRAAFSAKLTPTLDPHWFTGTPMPVLRQLARNIGAQPDLREAYQATRNHPTVETRLVHMLLINQASSASEAIRELRAFLPQINCWQITDCYDPKPLLRKPDQRPELLAEAARLISEHAALTIRLGIICYLQDIATSDEFPAKTLHTILQLDAQDYYVAMAAGWYTATVFAKYPAATTTTLTSIIDRIVAGEHHYDAGSVQLGLRKICESRITTDDQRQWAKSQRERLKTAGVQRLPAKPQRQPS; this is encoded by the coding sequence ATGTCTTCGCAAACAACTTCAGGTTCCAGCCACTTCCCTAGTGTTACAGCAGTCTATGAAGCGATAGCACACGCCGGATCACCGTCACGGGCAGCGTTTAGCGCAAAACTCACCCCCACCCTGGATCCACATTGGTTTACCGGCACCCCCATGCCGGTGTTGCGGCAACTTGCCCGCAATATAGGCGCCCAGCCTGACCTGCGGGAGGCCTATCAGGCAACCCGCAACCATCCAACGGTAGAAACCCGGCTCGTGCACATGCTGCTCATTAATCAAGCATCCTCGGCTAGCGAAGCTATTCGCGAGCTTCGCGCATTCCTCCCACAGATCAACTGTTGGCAAATAACCGACTGCTACGATCCGAAACCCTTACTGCGCAAGCCCGACCAACGCCCCGAGCTCCTCGCCGAAGCGGCCCGCCTCATCAGCGAGCACGCTGCGCTTACTATCCGCTTGGGAATCATCTGCTACCTGCAAGACATTGCAACGAGCGACGAGTTTCCAGCAAAAACGTTGCACACCATCCTGCAGCTGGACGCGCAAGACTACTACGTCGCCATGGCCGCCGGCTGGTACACCGCCACGGTATTTGCCAAATATCCTGCAGCGACGACTACTACACTGACTTCAATAATCGACAGGATTGTCGCCGGTGAACATCACTACGACGCCGGAAGTGTGCAGTTGGGATTGCGGAAAATCTGCGAATCACGCATCACCACCGACGACCAGCGCCAGTGGGCGAAGTCGCAACGCGAACGGTTAAAAACAGCAGGCGTGCAGCGGTTACCCGCAAAACCCCAACGACAGCCAAGCTAG
- the ahpC gene encoding alkyl hydroperoxide reductase subunit C: protein MAIINTEAPAWSATAFHNGDFVDVSSEDYKGKWAIVFFYPADFTFVCPTELEDLAEHYSELKDMGVEVYSVSTDKHFTHKAWHASSEKIAKINFPMVGDPTTEISAAFGVLREGEGAADRGTFLIDPDGIIQFVEITSEGVGRNAAELVRKVKAAQYVRNHPGEVCPAKWEEGEDTLEPSFDLSGKL, encoded by the coding sequence ATGGCGATTATTAACACTGAAGCCCCAGCTTGGTCTGCGACTGCGTTCCACAACGGCGATTTCGTCGACGTTTCCAGCGAAGACTACAAGGGCAAGTGGGCCATTGTGTTCTTCTACCCGGCCGACTTCACCTTTGTGTGCCCGACCGAACTCGAAGACCTCGCTGAGCACTACAGCGAACTGAAAGACATGGGTGTTGAGGTGTACTCTGTGTCCACCGACAAGCACTTCACCCACAAGGCTTGGCACGCCTCCTCCGAGAAGATCGCCAAGATCAACTTCCCGATGGTTGGCGATCCAACCACCGAAATCTCTGCTGCCTTCGGTGTGCTGCGTGAAGGCGAAGGCGCTGCTGACCGTGGCACCTTCCTTATCGATCCGGATGGAATCATCCAATTCGTAGAAATCACCTCCGAAGGTGTTGGCCGCAACGCTGCCGAACTGGTCCGCAAGGTCAAGGCTGCCCAGTATGTGCGCAACCACCCAGGTGAGGTGTGCCCAGCGAAGTGGGAAGAAGGCGAAGACACCCTCGAGCCAAGCTTCGATCTTTCCGGCAAGCTGTAA
- the ahpF gene encoding alkyl hydroperoxide reductase subunit F: MLSEALQQQVQSLTKLIKRPVVLQASLGDDDRSAKMRTLLEEVAAVSSAITVEEVADERTPSFAVTTPEAEISIRFAGLPMGHEFESFMLALVQVGGHPPKLDDEVKAAIQSLDGTYNFVTYMSLTCQNCPEVVQSLNMMAVLNPNITHVAVEGGAFEDEVKDRGVMSVPAVFLNGEAFGQGRMSVGDILPKLDHGQAAKQAEKWRSEEPFDILVCGAGPAGVAAAVYAARKGLRTGMVAERVGGQVLDTMAIENLIAIPHTEGPKLGSSLKQSATGAGVVVMEPLSVSGLSPKGDDGLLTVYCQDEVDLKAKAVIVATGAAYRTLGVPGEDEYRNKGVTFCPHCDGPLFKGQPVAVVGGGNSGVEAAIDLANICPEVHVVEFLSECRADKVLLDAAEKTGKITFHTNSAVQEITGNANAVTGLTYVERDSDTATTLQVQGVFIQVGLIPRTDWLQGSGLEITDRGEVTIDARGVTNIEGVFAAGDCATTPYKQIVTAFGSGANASLSAFEYIAMGR, from the coding sequence GTGTTATCCGAAGCTTTACAACAACAGGTGCAATCGCTAACCAAGCTCATCAAACGACCAGTGGTGCTGCAAGCATCGCTGGGCGATGATGACCGTTCCGCGAAAATGCGGACACTACTGGAGGAAGTCGCTGCAGTTTCCTCAGCTATCACCGTTGAAGAAGTCGCCGATGAGCGCACCCCATCGTTTGCCGTCACCACCCCGGAAGCGGAAATCTCCATTCGGTTCGCCGGACTGCCGATGGGACACGAGTTTGAATCCTTCATGCTGGCTTTGGTGCAGGTAGGTGGCCATCCGCCAAAGCTTGACGATGAAGTAAAAGCTGCAATCCAGTCGCTGGATGGTACGTACAACTTTGTCACCTACATGTCACTGACCTGCCAGAATTGTCCGGAAGTGGTGCAGTCGCTCAATATGATGGCTGTGCTCAATCCGAACATCACCCACGTGGCAGTTGAAGGTGGCGCCTTTGAAGACGAGGTCAAAGACCGTGGTGTGATGAGTGTTCCCGCCGTGTTCTTAAATGGTGAAGCCTTCGGCCAAGGGCGGATGAGCGTGGGCGATATTTTGCCGAAACTCGACCATGGTCAAGCCGCTAAACAGGCAGAGAAGTGGCGCAGCGAAGAACCTTTCGACATTCTTGTGTGCGGTGCAGGTCCGGCCGGTGTTGCTGCAGCAGTCTATGCCGCACGCAAGGGGCTGCGCACCGGTATGGTGGCAGAACGGGTTGGTGGTCAGGTGCTCGACACCATGGCGATCGAAAACTTGATTGCGATCCCGCACACTGAAGGGCCAAAACTTGGCAGCTCGCTGAAACAGTCCGCGACCGGTGCTGGTGTTGTGGTCATGGAGCCGCTCAGTGTCTCCGGATTGAGCCCGAAGGGCGACGATGGTCTGCTGACCGTTTACTGCCAAGACGAGGTTGATCTCAAGGCTAAGGCTGTGATCGTGGCAACCGGCGCCGCCTATCGCACACTTGGGGTTCCCGGGGAGGACGAATACCGCAACAAGGGTGTCACGTTCTGTCCCCACTGTGATGGCCCGCTATTTAAAGGCCAGCCCGTCGCAGTTGTCGGCGGCGGTAACTCCGGTGTGGAAGCCGCCATCGATTTGGCAAATATCTGCCCTGAGGTGCATGTTGTCGAGTTCTTGAGCGAATGCCGTGCCGATAAGGTGCTGCTTGATGCCGCAGAAAAAACCGGGAAGATCACCTTCCACACCAATTCGGCGGTGCAAGAGATTACCGGTAACGCAAACGCTGTCACCGGACTTACCTATGTCGAACGGGACTCGGACACCGCCACCACCTTGCAGGTACAGGGCGTCTTTATCCAAGTTGGTCTGATTCCGCGAACCGACTGGTTGCAGGGTAGCGGCCTGGAGATCACCGATCGTGGGGAGGTCACCATTGATGCCCGCGGTGTAACTAATATCGAAGGGGTGTTTGCCGCTGGCGACTGTGCTACCACCCCGTATAAGCAGATTGTCACCGCATTTGGTTCTGGGGCGAACGCCTCATTGTCTGCTTTTGAATACATCGCGATGGGGCGGTAA
- a CDS encoding S1 family peptidase, which yields MPNRLAKQALLAAAAVVCAGSVAACSSDNNAADRQATATVTATSVTTKTTTSRASSTAQTASRATMSATTKARPQPNNAPHSSADSAGGGRVTDVQQPAVTVPTQRERRERYHDSSQWLWLQSSEVVVPGVKLSIEGADGKIGNCSAGFFAHGGGRDFMVWAGHCAHVGDNVYFVDPAGNTLWLGQAVESQFSLGEQDWALVDISNSQAPWSSQLPLDMRNAGAITAADIATYDLQICHLGFRTGMACGDTGEVLNAMTFEAYAPGDHGDSGGPVFAYYEDHFYPAGMVSYGSGFAPDRGYYQLLAPVLEGFGLTLYA from the coding sequence ATGCCCAATCGACTGGCGAAACAAGCGTTATTAGCAGCTGCTGCTGTGGTATGTGCTGGATCTGTCGCTGCCTGCAGCAGTGATAACAATGCTGCTGATCGACAAGCCACTGCGACGGTGACCGCAACTTCGGTGACAACGAAAACCACGACCAGTCGAGCTTCCTCAACGGCGCAAACTGCGTCGCGGGCAACGATGAGCGCCACCACGAAAGCACGGCCACAGCCAAACAATGCGCCGCACAGCAGTGCAGATTCTGCTGGTGGTGGGCGAGTGACCGATGTGCAGCAGCCGGCTGTCACGGTACCGACACAACGCGAACGGCGTGAACGCTATCACGATAGTTCACAATGGCTGTGGCTACAGTCGTCGGAAGTGGTAGTTCCGGGGGTCAAGCTTTCAATTGAAGGAGCCGATGGAAAAATCGGTAATTGCTCGGCAGGATTTTTCGCACATGGTGGCGGCCGGGACTTTATGGTGTGGGCAGGCCACTGTGCGCATGTAGGGGATAACGTCTACTTCGTTGATCCCGCCGGCAATACGCTTTGGCTGGGACAGGCGGTCGAAAGCCAATTCTCTCTTGGCGAGCAGGATTGGGCACTTGTTGACATCAGCAACTCGCAAGCGCCTTGGTCATCGCAACTCCCCCTTGATATGCGCAATGCTGGTGCTATCACTGCTGCCGATATTGCAACATATGACCTGCAAATTTGTCACCTAGGTTTTCGCACAGGAATGGCCTGTGGCGATACCGGTGAAGTGCTCAATGCAATGACGTTTGAAGCCTATGCGCCGGGTGACCATGGCGATTCGGGCGGGCCGGTGTTTGCCTACTATGAGGATCACTTCTATCCCGCGGGAATGGTGTCATATGGAAGTGGCTTCGCCCCCGACCGCGGCTATTACCAGCTGCTGGCACCGGTGCTGGAGGGGTTTGGTCTCACCTTGTATGCCTAG
- a CDS encoding DUF808 domain-containing protein: MAGGLAALLDDVALIAKKAAAAADDVAAAAGRTSAKAAGVVVDDAAVTPQFVQGVTPQRELPIIWRITKGSLINKILIILPIALLLSWLAPWALTPILMIGGTYLCFEGAEKFLEMVGLAHHEQQAAAEQGNESEDQLVKGAVTTDLILSAEIMVISLNEVAHEPFLQRLSILLIVALGITFGVYGAVGVLVKLDDIGLRLTQRDNPASQRFGRGMVAAMPKILTAISVIGTFAMLWVGGHIVLVGIHDLLWAAPYEAIHHLAESVHHIAHIGGALAWTIETVASMIFGVLLGCVVLGIVKLLPWGKQHH, translated from the coding sequence GTGGCTGGTGGACTTGCAGCACTGTTAGATGATGTTGCGCTGATAGCAAAAAAGGCGGCTGCCGCCGCCGATGATGTCGCTGCGGCCGCCGGTCGCACCAGTGCGAAAGCAGCCGGGGTGGTGGTCGATGATGCTGCAGTCACCCCCCAATTTGTGCAAGGTGTCACCCCGCAGCGGGAATTGCCAATTATTTGGCGAATCACCAAAGGATCCTTGATCAATAAGATCCTCATTATTTTGCCGATAGCACTGCTGCTCAGCTGGCTGGCACCTTGGGCACTCACCCCAATCCTGATGATCGGTGGCACCTATCTTTGTTTTGAGGGTGCGGAGAAATTCCTCGAGATGGTCGGCCTTGCCCATCATGAGCAGCAGGCCGCAGCCGAACAAGGCAATGAAAGCGAAGATCAGCTCGTCAAAGGGGCGGTGACCACGGACCTTATTCTCTCCGCGGAAATCATGGTCATCTCCCTCAACGAAGTCGCCCATGAACCGTTCCTGCAACGGTTATCTATTTTGCTCATCGTTGCACTGGGCATCACCTTCGGCGTGTATGGCGCAGTCGGCGTGCTGGTAAAATTAGACGACATCGGTCTGCGCCTTACCCAACGTGACAATCCCGCAAGCCAGCGCTTTGGACGCGGGATGGTTGCGGCCATGCCGAAGATTTTGACGGCGATCTCGGTGATTGGCACCTTCGCCATGTTGTGGGTGGGCGGCCACATTGTGCTGGTCGGCATTCATGATCTGCTGTGGGCAGCCCCCTATGAGGCAATTCATCATTTAGCAGAAAGCGTCCACCATATTGCCCATATTGGTGGCGCACTCGCCTGGACGATTGAAACCGTCGCCTCCATGATCTTTGGGGTGCTGTTGGGATGTGTGGTGTTGGGAATTGTGAAACTGCTGCCGTGGGGCAAACAACACCACTAA